AAAGAAAGAGGCGGCCACGTTGCCGCAGCCGCCTCCAATCAAACCCGATTGAACGGGGATCAGTGACCTTCGATGACCGCGCCGGCCGAGCCCCAGACATAGATCGAGGCGAACAGGAACAGCCAGACCACGTCAACGAAGTGCCAGTACCAGGCGGCCGCCTCGAAGCCGAAATGCTGCTTCGGCGTGAAGTCGCCCTTCATCGCGCGGAACAGGCAAACCAGCAGGAAGATGGTGCCGATGATGACGTGGAAGCCATGGAAGCCGGTCGCCATGAAGAAGGTGGCGCCGTAGATCGAATCCTTGAAGCCGAACGGAGCGTGGATGTACTCGTAGGCCTGCACCATGGTGAACAGCATGCCGAGACCGACGGTGAGCACGAGGCCGTTGATCAGGCCCTTGCGATCGCCGTGGATCAGCGAATGGTGCGCCCAGGTCACCGTCGTGCCCGACAGCAGCAGGATGATGGTGTTGTAGAGCGGCAGGTGGAAGGGATCGAGCACTTCCATGCCCTTCGGCGGCCAAACGCCACCGGTGAAGGTGGTGCGCGCCGCCTGGATCGCCTCGTTCGGGAACAGGCTGGCGTCGAAATAAGCCCAGAACCAGGCTACGAAGAACATCACCTCGGAGGCGATGAACATGATCATGCCATAGCGCAGATGCAGCGACACCACCTGGGTGTGATGGCCCTCATGCGCTTCCTTGATGGTGTCAGACCACCAGGCGAACATGGTGTAGAGCACGATCAAAAGGCCGATCAGCAGCACCCAGAAATGCGCCTTGGACACGTCCAGGCCAAACAGGTGGAAGGGCGTGCCCTTCAGATACTGCATATAGATCACGCCGCCGAACGCCATGACCAGAGCACCTACCGAACCCAGGAAGGGCCAGGGGCTTGGAGCTATTATGTGGTAGTCGTGGTTTGGTTTGGCGTGTCCGTCGGCCATGTCATCCCCCGAGATTTGCTTCGGTATTGGAAATAGTCTTCGCGGCATCCTTGTT
The genomic region above belongs to Mesorhizobium terrae and contains:
- a CDS encoding cytochrome c oxidase subunit 3 — translated: MADGHAKPNHDYHIIAPSPWPFLGSVGALVMAFGGVIYMQYLKGTPFHLFGLDVSKAHFWVLLIGLLIVLYTMFAWWSDTIKEAHEGHHTQVVSLHLRYGMIMFIASEVMFFVAWFWAYFDASLFPNEAIQAARTTFTGGVWPPKGMEVLDPFHLPLYNTIILLLSGTTVTWAHHSLIHGDRKGLINGLVLTVGLGMLFTMVQAYEYIHAPFGFKDSIYGATFFMATGFHGFHVIIGTIFLLVCLFRAMKGDFTPKQHFGFEAAAWYWHFVDVVWLFLFASIYVWGSAGAVIEGH